Genomic window (Capsicum annuum cultivar UCD-10X-F1 unplaced genomic scaffold, UCD10Xv1.1 ctg30921, whole genome shotgun sequence):
GGTGACACAGCTGTTGTGCCAAGAGCACCTCAAAGAAAGGTGTTAAGTGTGGCTGGTAGTGGCTAAGGTGTTGCTGGTAGAGGTCAAGGTACTGCTGGTAGAGGTAAAGGTGCTACTGGTAAAGGTAAAGGTTGTTCTGGTAGGGATGGTGGTTCTGGTAGTGGTCAATTTGGTGCTGATAAGGGAGGTAAAAGAGGAATTGATAGAGGTTAAGGTGCTGCTGGTAGAGGTTAAGGTGCTGCTGGTAGAGGTCAAGGTGCTTCTGGTATAGGTAAAGGTTGTTCTGGTAGGAATGGTGGTTCTGGTAGTGGTCAATTTGGTGTTGATGGGAGAGGTGAAGGAGGAATTGGTAGAGGTCAAGGAAGGAGTGGTAGAGGATTGCCAAGAAAAATAGTCAATGCAAGAGGGACCCCATTTGAAAGTGGAAGAAATGTTTCTTCCAATCAAGTACCACCTTTGCCGACCAACAAGAAGTCATACAATGTTACCTTATTTGCTGCTGCTAGTGGATACAAAAGGCCTGCAACTGGTTTTGGGGTTTGCTCTGATCCAGCAACTAGAACCCACGTGTACAATGtatttatttctgtctcattatttacctataataatgtttGCCCTAATCTTTTCATTCAAGTTTTCAATATTCACTGTCTTACAATTTTGTCTAATTTTGCAGCCAGGTACATCAAGTAAGAGGGTTATTTATGGAGGTATAAATTTAAGGAGTGCTTCACCAACCAATATAGATATTGATTTTAAACCTAGTGGCCTAAAGTGGAATGGAAAAGATGCAGTCACCAGCACACAATTGCAACAAATGAaagcaaataagagaaaaaaagtggAAGCAGCCAAGTCTTCTTCATCAATTGGATCTTCAAAAAAGTAGTTCATTTAGAAATGATTTGCATTGTAATAAGGGATAATGTCTTTGAACAAATTGTGTTACTAGTTTTTGAATAACTTTTTCTTAGACAGCAATTAATGATTTTGGTGTATGCTACAGTAGAACTATTCTGCTCAATGTTGAGCCTTTTTTGAACATCTTTACATCATGAATGCAGTTTTTAGCTCAATCTTGAGCTGTGTTAATATG
Coding sequences:
- the LOC124891125 gene encoding RNA-binding protein FUS-like — translated: MRMWAETKNPSIEPPKLREMPGRPGKNRRRKKDEPKKWGKLSKKGVKITCSRCKQVGHNKTNGMGSSNSSQPSCHPEASWNLPPPQSSSTCGDTSAIARHTYTQSVAGRGQGTAGRGKGATGKGKGCSGRDGGSGSGQFGADKGGKGCSGRNGGSGSGQFGVDGRGEGGIGRGQGRSGRGLPRKIVNARGTPFESGRNVSSNQVPPLPTNKKSYNVTLFAAASGYKRPATGFGVCSDPATRTHVYNPGTSSKRVIYGGINLRSASPTNIDIDFKPSGLKWNGKDAVTSTQLQQMKANKRKKVEAAKSSSSIGSSKK